From the Lathyrus oleraceus cultivar Zhongwan6 chromosome 4, CAAS_Psat_ZW6_1.0, whole genome shotgun sequence genome, one window contains:
- the LOC127136581 gene encoding uncharacterized protein LOC127136581, with product MRSLHDQKFTEFLIRIGDGVEPTKPDDMVRLPLHIAIPWEGEHSIQVLIQHIFPNLELHGWDAPYMVQRAILKPTNDDVQKLNDMIIDQFPGEEHNLLSFDEIEGDNHNLYQQEFLNSIAQGSFPPHILKIKKGAPLMLLRNLDPRYGLCNETRLLCHGLFMNILDVEILTGSNAGKRAFLPRIKIKTSASNGLPFVLSRKQFPVRLSFAITINKSQGQTIPNVGIYLPRHVFSHGQLYVALSRGVSQTTTRVLTREGKLKGEDAKLEHDEIFQLCKELRQKNVETCFNMKMTDFEDKWNTWKDEQSISSIDKLDNKFFKSQERIDKGMYEESIRIFIREKENTSNRDFMFGIPLKERH from the exons ATGCGATCATTGCATGATCAAAAGTTTACAGAATTTCTTATTCGCATTGGTGATGGTGTTGAACCTACCAAACCAGATGACATGGTGAGGTTACCTTTACATATTGCAATCCCATGGGAAGGTGAACATTCCATACAAGTACTTATCCAACATATTTTTCCTAATTTAGAATTGCATGGTTGGGATGCCCCATATATGGTACAAAGAGCTATTTTGAAACCAACAAATGATGATGTCCAGAAATTGAATGATATGATTATCGATCAGTTTCCAGGAGAAGAACATAATTTGTTATCGTTTGACGAGATTGAAGGAGATAATCATAATTTATACCAACAAGAATTCTTAAACTCAATTGCACAAGGTAGTTTTCCACCACATATTCTAAAGATAAAAAAGGGTGCACCATTGATGTTGTTACGAAATCTAGATCCTAGATATGGATTGTGTAATGAGACCCGATTATTATGTCATGGTTTATTTATGAATATCTTGGATGTGGAAATCCTGACAGGAAGCAACGCAGGAAAACGGGCTTTTTTGCctagaattaaaataaaaacatctGCAAGTAATGGTCTgccttttgtccttagtagaAAACAGTTTCCTGTGCGACTAAGTTTTGCAATTACAATAAATAAATCACAAGGACAAACCATTCCAAATGTTGGAATATATCTTCCACGACATGTTTTTAGTCATGGACAGTTATATGTGGCTTTATCTAGGGGTGTTTCACAGACTACAACAAGAGTTTTAACCAGGGAAGGAAAATTGAAAGGAGAAGATG CCAAACTAGAACACGATGAAATCTTTCAATTATGTAAGGAGTTGAGACAAAAGAATGTTGAAACTTGCTTCAACATGAAA ATGACAGACTTTGAAGATAAATGGAACACATGGAAGGATGAACAAAGTATTTCATCCATCGACAAACTCGACAATAAG ttttttaaatctcaagagCGCATTGATAAAGGGATGTACGAAGAATCGATTCGAATCTTTATAAG ggaaaaagaaaatacttcAAATAGAGATTTCATGTTCGGTATTCCTCTTAAAGAACGTCATTGA
- the LOC127136582 gene encoding uncharacterized protein LOC127136582, translated as MTQRYEDGMAIVLNGGKPNIFLTMTCNPSWSEITSELLPFQTPQDRPDLPTRIFRSKFEKLKDDVINKGVLGKVKSYMYVTEFQKRGLSHVHMLLVLESNDKLRDPKDYDSMVRAEIPKLECEPQLHEVVVRHMIHGPCSIINRKSLCMKDEHCKKRYPKQFLDETRQGTDSYPKYRRRFDESVSLGRDRSVDNR; from the coding sequence ATGACACAACGTTATGAAGATGGCATGGCTATTGTTCTTAATGGTGGTAAACCAAATATTTTTCTAACAATGACATGCAATCCTTCTTGGAGTGAGATAACATCAGAACTTTTGCCTTTTCAAACACCACAAGATCGTCCAGATTTGCCAACAAGAATATTTCGTTCGAAATTTGAGAAATTGAAGGATGATGTTATTAATAAAGGAGTCTTGGGTAAAGTTAAAAGCTACATGTATGTCACTGAATTTCAAAAGCGAGGATTGTCGCATGTGCATATGTTGTTGGTCTTAGAAAGTAACGATAAGTTGCGTGACCCAAAAGATTATGATAGTATGGTAAGAGCAGAAATACCTAAATTAGAATGTGAACCACAGTTGCATGAAGTTGTTGTAAGACATATGATCCACGGACCTTGCAGCATAATCAACCGAAAGTCTCTATGTATGAAAGACGAACATTGTAAAAAAAGGTATCCCAAACAATTCTTGGATGAAACACGTCAAGGCACTGACTCATATCCCAAGTATAGAAGAAGGTTTGATGAGTCTGTATCGTTAGGTAGAGATAGGTCTGTCGATAATAGATGA